A region of the Methylobacterium nodulans ORS 2060 genome:
CCTTCGCGCAGTCCCTCCAGTCGCTTGCGAGCGATCCGAGCTCGGCGCCGAACCGCTCCACCGTGCTCAGCGATGCCGGGCGGCTCGCCAACCGGATCAGCGACGTCGCGAACGGCGTGCAGGAGCTGCGCACCGGCCTCGAATCGCGGCTCGGGGCCGATGTCGCATCGGCCAGCAAGCTCCTGTCCGAGATCGCCGCCCTGAACGTGAAGATCGTCGGCTCGACCGGAAGCGGGGGAGGGGATTCGCTCGCAGCCGAGCTTCTGGACCAGCGCGACCAGCGCATCACCGAACTCGCCCAGTCCATGGACGTTCAGACGAACGCAGTGGGCGACGGCTCGGTGACGGTGCTCACCAGTTCGGGCGTCACCCTGGTCGATCACGGCTCGGCCGCGACGCTTGCCTTCGACGGGCGCAGCCAGCTCGGGCCCTCGGCGGTCTACTCCACGGATGCGAGCATGCGCGGCGTCGGCACCATCACGGCCACGACGCCCTCGGGGGCCCGCATCGACCTCGTGGCCGATAAGGCGATCCGCTCCGGCTCCATTGCGGCGGCGCTCACCTTGCGCGACGACACCCTGGTCCAGGCCCAGCGCCAGCTCGACGACCTCGCGGCCGGACTGTCGCGGGCGATGAGCGACAGGAATGTGAGCGGCACAGCCGCGACGGGCGAGGGCGGCAGCGGGTTCGACATCGACCTCACGGGACTTCAGGCCGGCAACACGGTCACGCTCGCCCTGCGCACGTCCGGCGTGGCGCGGAACGTCATCCTGATGCCGACGATGGGCAACGCGCCCGCCGCCATCGACCCGAACCTCATGGACGATCCGACTGCGCTCGTCGTCCCCTTCGACATCGCGGGCGGGCCCTCGACCTTTGCGGGCGCCATCGCCTCCGCGCTCGGGACCGGATTCGCGGTGAGCGCGGCACCGTCCGGCGGCGCGGGCGCGGTGCGGATCCTCGCGAGCGGCCTCACGCTCACGGGCGCGACAGCATCGATCACCGTCCCGACGAGCGCCACGGACACGCGGAACGGGGCCGAGCAACTCCCTCTCTTCGTGGATTCCGGCTCCGGCAACAGCGTCTACACGGGATCCTTCGAGGGCGGCTCGCACCTCACCGGCCTCGCGCAGCGGCTGACCGTCAACCCCGCCCTCATGGCCGACACGTCGAGCCTGATCGGCTATGCGGGCACGACCGGAGCCGGCGACGCCAAGCGCCCCTCCTTCCTGTACGACGCGCTCACCGGCCGCAGCCGCACCTTCTCGGCGGCGAGCGGGATCGGCGGAATCAGCGCGCCCTACAGCACCAGCGTGCAGGATTTCGCGCAATCGATCATCGATGCTCAGGGCGCGGCCGCCGCGCAGGCCCAGCAGCTCGACGAGGGGCAGAAGATCGCGCTCTCGACGGCCCAGAGCCGCTTCGGCACGCAATCGGGCGTCAACATCGACGAGGAATTGTCCAGGCTGATCCAGCTCCAATCCGCCTATGCCGCCAATGCGCGGGTGCTGACGGCGGCCAAGGACATGATCGACACCCTGATGCGGATCTGACGCCATGGCGATCACCCCGTATGCCGCCGGCACCTACGCCAACGACATCAACACGAGGCGGCTCGTCGCGCTGAAGGGCCAGCTCAACGACCTGTCGGGGCAGCTCGCCACCGGGCGGGTATCGGAGACCTATGGCGGGCTCGGATCCGGCCGGGGCACCAGCCTCAACGCCCATGCCCAGCTCTCCGCCCTGGACGGCTACGACGCGGCGATCGATCTCGGCAGGATCCGCATCGATCTCGCGAGCGCCGGCGTCGGGCAGGCCGCGACCCTCGCCTCGGACACCTGGAACCAGCTCAGCAACACGGTCGCCCAGGTCGGCGGCAGCGCCCGCCTCAGCCTGAAGAGCATCGCGGAGGGGCGGCTCGGCGGCTTCGTCGACGCCCTCAACCAGAGTTCCGCCGGCCAGTACCTGTTCGGCGGGCGGGTGACCGACATCGCGCCGGTCGAGACGGCGGACAAGATCCTGAACGGCGACCCGGCGGCGGCGCTCGACGGCATCGGTGCGGTGATCGCGGAACGGCAGGCGGCCGATCTCGGCACCGGGACGCCGCGGACGGGCCGGCTGTCCCTGACCCAGGCCGGGGCTGCGCTGACGCTCTCGGAGAGCGCCGACCCATCCGTGCGCGCGAATTTCGGCTTCACGATCGAGGGTGCCGTGAGTTCCAACCCGTCCGCGCTCGGCCTCGCGAGCGTCGTGGGCTCGGCCGCGACGGCCTCCCTGGCCTTCGCGAGCCAGCCTCGCGACGGCGACATCGTCCGCGTGACGGTGCAGAATGCCGATGGCAGCCAGAGCTTCGTCGGCCTCATGGCGCGGATCTCGCCGGCACCGGAGAGCCGGAACACCTTCGCGATCGGGGCGGACGCCGCGCAGAGTGCCGCGAATCTCGCCGCTTCCTTGAGCGGCAGAACCGTCGTCGGCGCCCAGAGCGCCGCACCGCCGGGCGTGGCCGCGACCCTGAGCGGCGGCACCGCCGCCGCGGCGTCGATCAGCGTGGCCGCGCAGCCAAGCCCCGGCGACACGCTGCGCATCACCCTCGGGCTGCGCGACGGGACCAGCACGACCATCACCCTGATAGCCGCGGCGGACGGCGACACCGCCGCCGGCCGCTTCGCGATCGGCGCGACGCCCGAGGAGACAGCGAGCCATCTCTCGGCGGCTCTCTCGGCCGCCCTCGAGGATGCCGCCGCGAACGAGCTGACGGCGAGTTCGGCGACGCGGGCGGCTTCCGACTTCTTCGCGGGCTCCGCCTCGCCGGGCCTCGCGCCGCGGCGGGTCGCGCTCGATGCCGCCGGCGCGGCCACCGGCTACGTCGCCGACCCGAGCGACCGGACCGTGATCTGGTACAGGGGCGACGACGCCTCGGCCGACCCGCGCCAGACGCTGAGCCTGAAGGTGTCGTCCGGCGAGTCCGTGGCGGTCGGGCTCCAGGCGAACGAGCCCGCCCTGCGCAATGCGCTCGCGGGCATCGCCGTTGCCGCGAGCGTGGGTTTCACGGACGACAAGGCCGACGATGCCCGCTTCGCGGCCTTCGCCGACCGTCTCAAGAGCTTCCTGCAGCCCGATGCCGGTCAGACCATCGAGCAGATCAACACCGATCTCAGCCTCGCGTCGAGCCGCATCCAGACCCAGAAATCGCAGAACAGCGCCACCCGTCTCGTCCTGCAGAACTCGCTCGACGGCATCGAGAGCGTGAGCAATGAGGAAGTGGCCGCCAAGCTGTTGACGATCCAGACGCAGCTGCAGGCGAGCTATCAGACCACCGCAACCTTGGCGAAGCTGTCGCTGGCAAACTACCTCTAGTGTTTTGTCCTAGATCAAGTGCCGGGGAGAGGCTGCGCGGCTTGTCGCGAGCTTGGCAGGTCGTGAAGTGCCAGTTCACCTTGGCGGCGTTGCGCCGCTCTTCCCAGAGGGCGACCTGACTGCTGAGCGTCTCGGCCTGGGCGATGCGCCGGGCGAGGCACATCTGCCCCAGTGCGCTCAACTCGATCTCGGCCATGGTGAGCCACCAGCCGTGCTGGGGCGTGCGGCGCCCTCGGCCTGAGACCTCCGCCACCCCTTGCCAGCATCGGGCGCGAGATGCCGCAGCGCCGGCAGACGAGGCCGGCATCGCCGGTCCGGGCATAGAGTTCGACCGATCCCGTGCCGTCGCCAGATCCATGGCCGTCTCCCGCCCCGGCTGAGGATCTGATGGACAGCGCGTGCCGCGCTGCCCACAGCTCCACAGCCGCGACAGCATCAGAAGGCCAGATCAGCCGGACACTGGGTCGCTGAAATCGAAACGATGTCGCCGAACCTCACACGCACGAAGTACGACCTCATCGCGCGCGCGACGGGCGCGATGACCGGGCTCGCACAGGGCGAAGGCGCCGGGGCGCGGCGCCTTCGAGGAGGCATAGGCCAAGCGCCTGTCCCGGATGCGAGGCGATGACCCGGATCTCGGGGGCGGCCCGGCTCGGCCGGATGCCGGCGCTGCCCGTCTACCGGGAACGGTCCAATATCGGCCACGCGAGCAGGATCAGGCAGGACAGC
Encoded here:
- the flgK gene encoding flagellar hook-associated protein FlgK: MALNALNTATAGLQVTQAAIGIVSQNVANQSTPGYVKRTLTPVSQSGNAGVGTGTVTRVLDAAAQKQLRLETSGAAYTDLVASIHSQIDALYGTPGSEAALDGVVNAFAQSLQSLASDPSSAPNRSTVLSDAGRLANRISDVANGVQELRTGLESRLGADVASASKLLSEIAALNVKIVGSTGSGGGDSLAAELLDQRDQRITELAQSMDVQTNAVGDGSVTVLTSSGVTLVDHGSAATLAFDGRSQLGPSAVYSTDASMRGVGTITATTPSGARIDLVADKAIRSGSIAAALTLRDDTLVQAQRQLDDLAAGLSRAMSDRNVSGTAATGEGGSGFDIDLTGLQAGNTVTLALRTSGVARNVILMPTMGNAPAAIDPNLMDDPTALVVPFDIAGGPSTFAGAIASALGTGFAVSAAPSGGAGAVRILASGLTLTGATASITVPTSATDTRNGAEQLPLFVDSGSGNSVYTGSFEGGSHLTGLAQRLTVNPALMADTSSLIGYAGTTGAGDAKRPSFLYDALTGRSRTFSAASGIGGISAPYSTSVQDFAQSIIDAQGAAAAQAQQLDEGQKIALSTAQSRFGTQSGVNIDEELSRLIQLQSAYAANARVLTAAKDMIDTLMRI